The genomic DNA AATCAATTCTTTTCTCATCAAAAAATTTGAAAAATGGAAGACACTCGGAGGATAATTTTTAGGCCTTGCAATTTTGTACTTTTTTGGTTATAATTTGCAGCAATTCAATAATCTACGAGGTGTTTAAAATGGAGAGTCTTATGAAGAAATGGATTTTATGTACGTTACTTACATTCACAACGGCATTGGCTGCGCCCGACGAGCAATCCGATTACACAAGTTATATCGGCGCGCTTGAAGATCTCAACCATAAAGAGTTCTCAAAAATAATCATCAAAGAAATAAATGAATATCTGCACCGGTTCCCTGCCGCCGGGAATCTCGATGACATTCACTTCAAGATTGCCACGCTTTATTCTGATCGGAAAGATAAGGTTCGTTCTTTTTTCACCAATTTGGAAGTGATTTACCTTTATCCAAATTCAAGCCATATTCCGGTGGCAAAAGACCGGGTTAGAGCCCTGCTGCTTAAGGAAAAGAAGTTTAGGGCGCTGCAGGACAAAATGGAGACTGTTGTAAACCCGGCAACGAGAGATTCCACCAAAGAGAGCGCTTACTTTGCCTTTATAAGCGACATGGTTTCTTATGACCTAAAATCGACCCGAAAATTAACCATTGGGGCCTGCGAAAATTTTTTGCAAACCAATCCTGAAATGCCGCGCGCGGATGCCGTGCTATTCTGGAAAGCGCAGTTACTTGAAAAAGAGAAACAAGCTCCCCGGGCAATTGCCGAATTGCTGAAACTGACTTATTTATATAACAAGAGCATTTTTGCAACCGCCAGTAAATTGAAAATGGCGGAGCTTTTTACTGATCGGCTTAAAATGCATGATAAGGCTATTTTAGCTTTGGAGGAATTTATTTTAGAGTTCCCTGAGGATCCGCAGGCGCCATATGCCCAATTTAAGATGGCCCGGATTATCGAAAAGAAGAAAAAGAAGCACCTCGAGGCCCTCGACGCTTACAAAGCGGTGGCTGAAAAATTTCCCAAGAGCGTCGAGGCGGTGCCTGCACTTTTCGAGGCGGCCCGGCTTTATGAGGATAAGTTTAAGGAATATAATCAGGCGATTCGAATCTACACGGAAGTGGTTAGAGACTTTCCGGAAGATATTAAAGCCCCACATGCTTTGGCCGAAGCCGCGCGGATTTATGAAAAGCGCTTAAAAGATTATTTTAATGCGGCAAATGTTTACTTTAAAGTTTACGGCCACTACCCCGAAAGCAATATCGCTGCCGAATCTCTGTTTGCTGCGGCAGATATTAATGAGAAAAGATTAAAAGATTATGAGAAAGCTATCATGTATTATCGATTTGTTGTTGACCAGTACCCGGATAAGAAGGTCGCTTCGAAAGCAATCAAACGAATTGAGAAGTTGTCAAAAGATTTGGCAAATAATAAATGATACTTTATGAAATACTTATAGACTGGCAATTTCTATTTCCTGGTACTATTAATTAACGGGATCTAGTGCTAAGTCTTGTTACTTCAAAACATTTGCAATTGAACTACCATACCAGGAGTAATGCTAGTGAACATCATGAGAGTATTATGAAAACTATTGGGAAGAAGTGAAAAGTGACTAAATTAACGCGTTAGACTATTCGTTCCTATTCAAGGCGCCTTCCATGATTTCCAAAAACTCTTCGGTTGAGAAATTAAGCAGCTCATCAGTGAACCTGCGGTGCTCATTTCCACTTCCATCAATTAAAATAATTGTCGGCACGCCATGAACTTCATATTTCGTTCTTAAATCTTTCACTCCCAGAGATTTTTCTTT from candidate division KSB1 bacterium includes the following:
- a CDS encoding tetratricopeptide repeat protein: MKKWILCTLLTFTTALAAPDEQSDYTSYIGALEDLNHKEFSKIIIKEINEYLHRFPAAGNLDDIHFKIATLYSDRKDKVRSFFTNLEVIYLYPNSSHIPVAKDRVRALLLKEKKFRALQDKMETVVNPATRDSTKESAYFAFISDMVSYDLKSTRKLTIGACENFLQTNPEMPRADAVLFWKAQLLEKEKQAPRAIAELLKLTYLYNKSIFATASKLKMAELFTDRLKMHDKAILALEEFILEFPEDPQAPYAQFKMARIIEKKKKKHLEALDAYKAVAEKFPKSVEAVPALFEAARLYEDKFKEYNQAIRIYTEVVRDFPEDIKAPHALAEAARIYEKRLKDYFNAANVYFKVYGHYPESNIAAESLFAAADINEKRLKDYEKAIMYYRFVVDQYPDKKVASKAIKRIEKLSKDLANNK